The following are encoded together in the Azospirillum brasilense genome:
- a CDS encoding peptidoglycan bridge formation glycyltransferase FemA/FemB family protein: protein MPSPTSSEGAVTILWNEGTVGEWASLFARVPRSTLPQCFAYAGAMGRTHGFVPRLGLIRRDGTPIGIVQLLERRTLRLFHQRQIHRGPLWLDGIEPDLATQEAVFHVLRRACPDNPLSRASLLPELAAGPEAEAMLRRCGFRRFGPGYRTVWLDLSLGEEDLRAAMARDWRQRLKGAEKAGLVIDLDWEAKNLPWLMKQEHEQAQTKQFRPMTGALAVRIRNGLLKGGGKGDGVLMVAALESRSNRAAPAASALFYMHGGSATYQVGWSSESGRKSGAMRLVLWRAALALKARGVGWLDLGGINPDSAPGVTEFKLGTGGQAVESVGLFR, encoded by the coding sequence ATGCCGTCCCCGACCTCCTCCGAAGGCGCTGTCACCATCCTGTGGAACGAGGGGACGGTGGGGGAGTGGGCTTCGCTCTTCGCCCGCGTTCCCCGCTCCACCCTGCCGCAGTGCTTCGCCTACGCCGGCGCCATGGGGCGCACCCATGGCTTTGTGCCTCGGCTCGGCCTGATCCGGCGCGACGGTACGCCCATCGGGATCGTCCAGCTTCTGGAGCGGCGCACGCTTCGCCTGTTCCACCAGCGCCAGATCCACCGCGGCCCGTTGTGGCTCGACGGAATAGAGCCGGACTTGGCGACCCAGGAAGCGGTCTTCCACGTGCTGCGCCGGGCCTGCCCCGACAACCCGCTCAGCCGGGCCAGTCTGCTTCCCGAACTGGCCGCTGGGCCGGAGGCCGAGGCGATGCTGCGCCGCTGCGGTTTCCGCCGCTTCGGCCCCGGCTACCGCACGGTCTGGCTCGACCTGTCACTCGGCGAGGAGGATCTGCGGGCCGCGATGGCCCGCGACTGGCGCCAGCGTCTCAAGGGGGCGGAGAAGGCCGGTCTGGTCATCGACCTCGACTGGGAGGCCAAGAACCTGCCCTGGCTGATGAAGCAGGAACATGAGCAGGCCCAGACCAAGCAGTTCCGCCCGATGACCGGCGCGCTGGCCGTGCGCATCCGCAACGGGCTGCTGAAAGGTGGCGGGAAGGGCGATGGGGTGCTGATGGTCGCCGCTCTGGAAAGCCGTTCCAACAGGGCGGCTCCAGCGGCGAGCGCCCTCTTCTACATGCATGGCGGCTCGGCTACCTACCAAGTCGGCTGGTCCAGCGAGTCGGGGCGTAAGAGCGGGGCGATGCGGCTGGTGCTGTGGCGGGCGGCTCTGGCGCTCAAGGCGCGCGGCGTGGGCTGGCTCGACCTCGGCGGCATCAATCCGGACAGCGCGCCGGGCGTCACGGAGTTCAAGTTGGGGACCGGCGGTCAGGCGGTGGAAAGCGTCGGCCTGTTTCGCTGA
- the motA gene encoding flagellar motor stator protein MotA, whose translation MFVMIGFGVVVFSVFGGYVLGGGHLGVLWMPFEFMIILGSAAGAFLIGNPKAVVTHTGKELGHLFKGPKYKKDDFLELLTMMYQVFKIAKTKGLLALEQHIEKPEDSPLFQQFPKFYGDHHAISFLCTYLRLMSLGADNPHELVDLMDEDIETMHHEHQRIADAIQAVADAVPALGIVAAVLGVIHTMGSITEPPEVLGKLIGGALVGTFTGILVAYGFLAPIASGLKNIYHAEGKYYQAMKIGLIAHLSGYAPAISVEYSRNVLEPEYRPSFAQLEEATSALPPA comes from the coding sequence ATGTTCGTGATGATCGGCTTCGGCGTCGTAGTGTTCAGCGTCTTCGGGGGCTACGTCCTGGGTGGCGGTCACCTGGGCGTGCTGTGGATGCCCTTCGAGTTCATGATCATCCTGGGCTCCGCCGCCGGCGCGTTCCTGATCGGCAATCCAAAAGCGGTGGTCACACACACAGGCAAGGAACTCGGCCACCTCTTCAAAGGGCCAAAATACAAAAAGGATGATTTCCTCGAACTTCTCACCATGATGTATCAGGTCTTCAAGATCGCGAAGACCAAGGGGCTGCTCGCCCTCGAACAGCACATCGAGAAACCCGAGGATTCACCACTCTTCCAGCAGTTTCCAAAATTCTACGGCGACCACCACGCCATATCCTTCCTCTGCACCTATCTGCGTCTGATGTCGCTGGGGGCCGACAACCCGCACGAGCTGGTCGACCTGATGGACGAGGACATCGAGACCATGCACCACGAGCATCAGAGGATCGCCGACGCCATCCAGGCGGTCGCCGACGCCGTTCCGGCGCTGGGCATCGTCGCGGCGGTGCTGGGCGTGATTCACACCATGGGGTCGATCACCGAGCCGCCGGAGGTCCTGGGCAAGCTGATCGGCGGCGCGCTGGTCGGCACCTTCACCGGCATTCTCGTCGCCTACGGCTTCCTGGCGCCGATCGCCAGCGGCTTGAAGAACATCTACCACGCCGAAGGGAAATACTATCAGGCGATGAAAATCGGGCTGATCGCGCATTTGTCCGGCTACGCTCCGGCCATTTCGGTCGAATACTCTCGAAACGTGCTGGAGCCCGAATACCGACCAAGCTTCGCCCAGTTGGAAGAGGCCACATCGGCCCTGCCGCCCGCCTGA
- a CDS encoding peptidoglycan DD-metalloendopeptidase family protein, producing the protein MTVRSRLSGLPTLALVAAGLAGLLTHTVAAPAHAAGARTAPPERVAKDTVKETGDDDDERSPSAHRHILSVGRGDTLMDMLTGADVPADEATNAIAALRKVYDPRKLQVGQQVTVLFEPRRGGTKQFVGLEFLPDVVRSVSVSRKGDAGFTSSESEKAVTRQPVAAQTVIRSSLFEAGNAAGVPVSVMMALIRDYSYDVDFQRDLQPGDRFEVLYERLVTADGKNAGEGDVLYAALVLSGKEYPIYRHKSRDGRIDYYNRDGESIRRALLRTPIDGARITSGFGMRHHPILGFSKMHKGMDFGAPTGTPIYAAGGGVVEEVGPNGAYGNYIRIRHNTQIATAYAHLSRIAKGTRRGARVDQGDVIGYVGTTGRSTGPHLHYEVLKGGQQINPKSIDLPTGDKLEGRELQAFEQTVRSLEKSFEQARSGLQLARTPGPHEDKGCTKATTC; encoded by the coding sequence ATGACGGTGCGTTCGAGGCTCAGTGGCCTTCCCACGCTCGCCCTGGTTGCCGCTGGTTTGGCGGGGCTCCTCACCCACACGGTCGCCGCGCCCGCCCATGCGGCAGGCGCACGCACGGCCCCGCCGGAGCGGGTGGCCAAGGACACGGTTAAAGAGACCGGCGACGACGATGACGAGCGGTCTCCGAGCGCGCACCGCCACATCCTGTCCGTCGGGCGCGGCGACACGCTGATGGACATGCTGACCGGGGCCGACGTCCCGGCGGACGAGGCGACCAACGCCATCGCGGCTCTGCGCAAGGTCTATGATCCGCGCAAGTTGCAGGTCGGCCAGCAGGTCACCGTCCTGTTCGAGCCGCGCCGCGGCGGAACCAAGCAATTTGTCGGGCTGGAGTTCCTTCCGGACGTGGTGCGCTCCGTCTCCGTATCCCGCAAGGGCGACGCCGGATTCACATCGAGCGAATCGGAAAAGGCTGTTACCCGCCAGCCGGTCGCCGCGCAGACGGTGATCCGGTCAAGCCTGTTCGAGGCGGGGAACGCCGCCGGCGTGCCGGTCTCGGTGATGATGGCGCTGATCCGCGACTACTCCTACGACGTGGACTTCCAGCGCGACCTTCAGCCGGGCGACCGCTTCGAGGTCCTGTATGAGCGGCTGGTCACCGCCGACGGCAAGAACGCCGGCGAAGGCGACGTGCTCTACGCCGCGCTGGTGTTGAGCGGCAAGGAGTACCCGATCTACCGGCACAAGAGCCGGGACGGCCGCATTGACTATTACAACCGCGATGGGGAGAGCATCCGCCGTGCCCTGCTGCGCACGCCGATCGACGGCGCACGCATCACCTCGGGCTTCGGGATGCGCCACCACCCGATCCTCGGCTTCAGCAAGATGCACAAGGGCATGGATTTCGGCGCGCCGACCGGCACACCGATCTACGCCGCGGGCGGCGGTGTGGTCGAGGAAGTCGGGCCGAACGGCGCCTACGGCAACTACATCCGCATCCGCCACAACACCCAGATCGCCACGGCCTACGCCCATCTGAGCCGCATCGCCAAGGGCACGCGCCGCGGCGCCCGCGTCGACCAGGGCGACGTCATCGGCTATGTCGGGACCACTGGCCGATCCACCGGGCCGCACCTGCATTACGAGGTGCTGAAGGGCGGCCAGCAGATCAACCCGAAAAGCATCGACCTGCCAACCGGCGACAAGCTGGAAGGCCGTGAACTGCAAGCCTTCGAGCAGACGGTGCGATCGCTGGAGAAGAGCTTCGAGCAGGCGCGCAGCGGCCTCCAGCTCGCCCGCACCCCAGGCCCTCATGAGGACAAGGGCTGCACCAAGGCAACCACCTGCTGA